From one Triticum aestivum cultivar Chinese Spring chromosome 4B, IWGSC CS RefSeq v2.1, whole genome shotgun sequence genomic stretch:
- the LOC123092216 gene encoding protein ENHANCED DISEASE RESISTANCE 4 — protein sequence MASANTSGFRLVRCPKCLNILPEPANVSVYQCGGCNTTLRAKIRVSDATKQVRQDSGDYSLVPSVSNGVSTKQVRQDSGNYSVVTSVSNGVSPQSNKLGSIDAAADDSITLGAPSTEIEQECNGTGSSDKGDIMSDEENVMEVANTGEDGSSDGQDTNGEMEDLAALIQPSRSGNGTQIVDSDKEENGTVEQSAENSEACKINEDGDMESSLSTSEQNMPLSEDRELASNLPESESGARQTEPEPVASRRSKLVRVHSRSCDLREVPGVSADALAFHSSRTSFQSKSFRASEPLQSKIMKTVDELKGDLSEIFNEPSDYKPRAHRPHPLKQDGYSQPLTAYHPAVKHSGYASRLSRSGQVAPHGHGLPLPRYGRRGAYSYIRSGQLEMRPCPHQCYHSCRPPCCSSWKQEPAPQKPPKRWPASRNLCRPVLRGAPFVLCSNCLRLLQLPTDFAIPSRGTRRLQCGSCAQVLSYSYRDPNRKKLESPFEGDECSTDDSEIHQVGDDHNTGTHQAEPYSYSYSEEYGISAGVSYSTEDERPLHVSRNLSFNTIDERSGKESKLHRLMGYSSASELMRHSPDLYESFSRRTPNSRTHDVKGKGACMTDGSDAKHGAVKGSKAKERRMGLPFQGMFKKGIHGLEALKLGP from the exons ATGGCAAGTGCTAACACAAGCGGGTTTCGCCTTGTGAGGTGCCCAAAGTGTCTTAACATTCTACCAGAACCTGCAAATGTTTCAGTCTACCAGTGCGGTGGATGTAACACCACTCTTAGAG CTAAAATCCGTGTCAGCGATGCCACCAAACAAGTTCGGCAAGACTCTGGGGATTACTCTCTTGTTCCCTCTGTGAGCAATGGGGTGTCGACAAAACAAGTTCGGCAAGACTCTGGTAATTACTCTGTTGTTACCTCTGTGAGCAATGGGGTGTCTCCCCAAAGCAACAAACTGGGTTCTATTGATGCTGCTGCGGATGACTCCATCACGCTTGGTGCTCCAAGCACCGAGATCGAGCAAGAGTGCAATGGCACCGGAAGCAGCGACAAGGGTGATATTATGTCAGATGAGGAGAATGTTATGGAGGTTGCAAATACCGGCGAAGACGGCAGTTCTGATGGGCAGGACACCAATGGAGAAATGGAAGATCTTGCTGCCCTTATACAACCCAGTCGCAGTGGGAATGGCACACAGATAGTAGATTCTGACAAAGAAGAGAACGGCACGGTGGAGCAAAGTGCAGAGAATTCAGAGGCTTGCAAAATAAACGAAGATGGTGATATGGAAAGCAGCCTGAGTACCTCAGAGCAGAACATGCCGTTATCTGAGGATAGAGAATTAGCTAGCAATTTGCCAGAATCTGAGAGTGGAGCACGCCAAACTGAACCCGAACCTGTGGCAAGCAGGAGAAGCAAGCTCGTAAGGGTGCATTCTCGGTCTTGTGATCTCCGAGAAGTGCCTGGAGTATCAGCTGACGCCCTTGCTTTCCACTCTTCCCGGACTTCATTCCAGTCAAAAAGCTTCAGGGCAAGCGAACCCCTTCAATCGAAGATTATGAAGACGGTGGATGAATTGAAAGGTGACCTTTCTGAAATCTTCAATGAACCTTCAGATTACAAGCCAAGGGCACACCGTCCACATCCGCTGAAACAAGATGGTTACAGCCAACCTCTTACAGCTTATCATCCTGCTGTCAAGCATTCTGGCTATGCATCTCGCCTGAGTAGGTCTGGCCAAGTTGCTCCCCATGGCCATGGACTGCCCTTACCGCGGTATGGTCGGCGCGGCGCCTATTCATATATTCGCAGTGGGCAACTGGAAATGAGACCTTGCCCTCACCAATGCTACCACAGCTGCCGCCCACCTTGTTGCAGCTCCTGGAAACAAGAACCTGCACCGCAGAAGCCACCAAAGCGGTGGCCTGCCTCGAGAAATCTCTGCCGGCCAGTCTTACGGGGCGCGCCGTTCGTCCTTTGCTCCAACTGTCTGAGGCTCCTCCAGCTGCCCACCGATTTTGCCATTCCGAGCAGAGGAACACGCAGGCTGCAGTGTGGCTCCTGTGCGCAGGTTCTCTCCTACTCTTACAGAGACCCCAACAGAAAGAAACTTGAGTCACCATTTGAGGGTGATGAGTGCAGCACAGATGACTCGGAAATTCACCAGGTAGGTGACGACCATAACACTGGTACCCACCAAGCTGAACCATACTCCTACTCGTACTCGGAAGAATACGGTATCTCGGCTGGTGTGAGCTATTCTACCGAGGACGAAAGGCCCCTGCATGTGTCAAGGAACTTGTCTTTTAACACCATTGATGAAAGAAGTGGCAAGGAGTCTAAGCTTCATCGGTTGATGGGTTACTCTTCAGCGAGTGAACTGATGCGGCATTCTCCTGATCTCTATGAGAGTTTCAGCAGACGAACGCCTAATTCAAGAACACATGACGTGAAGGGGAAAGGCGCTTGCATGACTGACGGTTCAGATGCTAAACATGGTGCAGTGAAGGGATCAAAAGCAAAAGAGAGAAGAATGGGCTTGCCATTCCAAGGGATGTTCAAGAAAGGGATTCATGGACTGGAAGCTCTCAAGCTCGGGCCATAG
- the LOC123092218 gene encoding uncharacterized protein, protein MRSCAPLPNPPFKPAPAPHPNLNPNPNAASAHRPTLLRCALVARAAARDDPPPAPSSFDFLALKRELEEQEDAVVPVDATEGGGDEVVNEEDGEREPERIVSGGRRTGRQMARRSGLLAKQVISVSSARSLGFVSQLWVDASSWVIALVEVRPSLLSGDADKFLFEDIYQVGDVVLVEDESVVENEFKLVGLHGLVGYNVVTFRRRNVGKVRGFTFNINSGVVESLELDSFGLTIVPASLVSTYCLFVEDVLDIVCDTIVVHEDAISRVQRLTQGMWGTQNMQGPGDQIGEYNRYGRRRARSVKRQNSQGKPMGRKLHRKTRDPEGEWELPMEY, encoded by the exons ATGCGCTCCTGCGCGCCCCTCCCCAACCCACCCTTCAAACCCGCGCCCGCGCCCCATCCAAACCTAAACCCAAATCCCAACGCCGCCTCCGCGCACAGACCAACACTGCTCCGCTGCGCCCTCGTCGCGCGCGCGGCCGCAAGGGACGAtccgccgccggcgccgtccaGCTTCGACTTCCTGGCGCTGAAGCGGGAGCTCGAGGAGCAGGAGGATGCGGTGGTCCCTGTGGATGCGACAGAGGGAGGAGGAGACGAGGTTGTTAACGAGGAAGATGGCGAGAGGGAGCCGGAGAGGATTGTTAGCGgcgggaggaggacggggaggcaAATGGCGAGGCGGTCGGGGCTGCTAGCGAAGCAGGTGATCAGCGTCAGCTCAGCTCGGAGCCTTGGGTTTGTGTCTCAGCTGTGGGTCGACGCCTCGTCG TGGGTTATTGCATTGGTTGAAGTGAGGCCAAGCTTGCTTTCAGGAGATGCGGACAAATTCCTTTTTGAGGATATATATCAG GTTGGAGATGTTGTTCTTGTTGAGGATGAATCTGTGGTTGAGAACGAATTTAAGCTAGTTGGGCTGCATGGATTG GTTGGCTACAATGTCGTAACTTTCAGGCGGCGCAATGTTGGTAAG GTGCGCGGCTTCACTTTTAACATTAACTCAGGTGTTGTGGAGTCTCTTGAGCTTGATTCATTTGGGCTTACTATTGTCCCTGCTAGTCTG GTAAGCACATACTGTTTATTTGTGGAAGATGTGCTTGATATAGTTTGTGATACGATCGTAGTGCATGAAGATGCAATCTCTCGTGTTCAACGGTTAACACAG GGCATGTGGGGCACCCAAAATATGCAAGGACCTGGCGATCAGATAGGCGAGTACAACAGATATGGCAGGCGAAGAGCTAGGTCAGTTAAGAGACAAAATAGTCAGGGTAAGCCCATGGGCCGAAAGCTCCATAGGAAAACGCGGGATCCGGAAGGTGAGTGGGAACTGCCAATGGAGTATTGA